In Turicibacter sanguinis, a genomic segment contains:
- a CDS encoding exonuclease domain-containing protein — protein sequence MNFIAIDFETANEKRDSACSIGLTVVKNNQIIEQKYYLIKPNELRFAPINISIHGIRASDVKNAKTFDQLWPELLPYFTNNIIMAHNVAFDLSVLRHTLDAYHIPYPNCRYGCTMILSRNFFPHLENAKLNTVNHHLGLEFNHHHASADAHACANIVLKMQEELQCADLEELCQMAGLKLGTLHDAGYIPAKKLKKTVTSKRNFTPSPLPFISSKSDVFKHKTVVFTGTLKSMSRLSAIQLISQLGGTVGSSVTRKTDFLIVSHPAVYELQPHEMSTKLKKAIELIYKGQAIQILNESEFLEQLTK from the coding sequence ATGAATTTTATTGCAATAGATTTTGAGACAGCAAATGAAAAACGTGACAGCGCGTGTTCGATTGGATTAACCGTTGTTAAAAATAATCAAATTATTGAACAAAAATACTACCTAATCAAACCAAACGAACTTCGCTTTGCTCCGATTAATATTTCGATTCATGGCATTCGCGCCTCTGATGTCAAAAATGCTAAAACTTTCGACCAACTTTGGCCAGAGCTACTTCCCTATTTCACTAATAACATCATCATGGCACATAATGTAGCCTTTGATTTAAGTGTATTACGTCATACATTAGATGCTTACCACATCCCTTACCCAAATTGTCGTTATGGTTGTACGATGATTTTATCAAGAAATTTCTTTCCTCATTTAGAAAATGCCAAATTAAACACGGTTAATCATCATTTAGGACTCGAATTTAATCATCACCATGCGAGTGCTGATGCTCATGCCTGTGCCAATATCGTATTGAAAATGCAAGAAGAGTTACAATGTGCTGATTTAGAAGAACTTTGTCAAATGGCAGGGCTAAAACTGGGTACACTTCACGATGCTGGCTATATCCCTGCTAAAAAATTAAAAAAGACGGTGACTTCAAAACGCAATTTTACTCCTTCCCCTCTCCCTTTTATCTCATCAAAATCTGATGTATTCAAACATAAAACCGTTGTATTTACGGGAACCTTAAAATCAATGTCACGCCTTAGTGCCATTCAACTGATTTCTCAACTCGGTGGAACAGTTGGATCATCGGTAACACGTAAAACAGATTTCTTAATTGTGTCTCATCCTGCCGTGTATGAGCTTCAACCTCATGAAATGAGCACCAAATTAAAAAAGGCGATTGAACTTATTTACAAAGGTCAAGCCATTCAAATTTTAAATGAATCTGAATTTTTAGAACAACTGACTAAATAA